The genomic segment GGTGGTGTTCCACTCGCTGCTCGGAATCGCCCTGCTGGCGGCGTCGTACCTGCTGTTCCGCGCCGACCTGGGCCACGGTTCCGAGAGCAGCGACGACTCCGAGGCGGTGGCCGACGGCGGCCAACCCCGTGACCTGCCGAACGACGCCGGCAAACTCGGCCCGGCGGGCGTCCGAACGGACGACGACGGCACCGTCACCCGGGTGGACCGCGAGGGCGACGACTACACGTACACCCGCGGGGGCTACCTCCGTCGCTTCGGCAACTACAGCATCGGCGGACTGTTCCAGGGGCTGGCCGGCTTCGGCGTCGGCGAACTGGGCATCATCTCCATGCTCGGGACGAAAGTCCCCGTCCGCGTCGCCATCGGCACCAACCACATCGTCGTCGCACTCACCGCCGTCCTCGCCTCTCTCGTCCACGTCTTCGGCGGCGGACTGGTCGGCGGCCACTCGCTGAGTCTGGCGACGACGCCGTGGAACATGGTCGTCTTCACCGTCCCGGCGACGGTCATCGGCGGCCAGATTGCGCCCTACGTGTCGAACGCGCTGGAGACGGACACCATCAAGAACGGCGTCGGCGTCCTGTTCGCCGTCATCTCGGTCGCGCTGTTCCTCATGGCCGCGGGCAACGCCTTCTGACGGACGCCCGCCGGCCGACTACTCGTTCTCGTCGGGGTCGCCGTCTTCGTCCTCGTCGACGAGTCCCTCGCCGTCGAGCATCACGCTCTCGCCGTCCGCGCCGGCCATAGTCGGACGCCCGCCGCGACTCGCACAGGCGTGTGGGCCGAACGCGACGACCGGGGGGAGTCGGACCCACCCGACGGCGACGGCTGGTCGTCGTCACACGGTCAGAACGAGCGAGACGCGCGCGTCGGTCGGTCGTTCGGCCGCCCCGCAACTCGACGCTACCCGGTGGCCGTCCGCTACCGTCGTTCGGCCGGCCGTCCCGTCCGCATCTCGACGTAGCGACGGGGCCACGTCCGGAGGTGGCGCTTCAGTCGAGCGACGACGCCGTCCGAGGTAGGCTCTGGTCGCGGTACCGATGCTCCTTGCGGCCCAGTCGAACCGCGTTCGTGGCTCATGTGCTAACCAAGTGCATGATTGTTCATAAACGTTGTGCGACGCGGCCGTCGACGGCCGAGACCGGCCGGTCAGTTCCGCTCGGCCTCTTCGAGGCGAATCTCCGCCTCGCCGGTGTCGCCGTTCGTCAACGCCTGCACCTCCCCGAGTATCTCCTCGATGTCGTCGAGGCCGATGAGTTCGCGCGTCTCCGCGTCGAAGTCGCGACTCTCCAGCGCCGACGACTCCTGCACGTCCGAGTCGGTGAGTTGCCGGCCGTAACGGCCCAGGAGGCTGGTGAGTTCCTGCGGGAGGACGTACGTCGTGGAGGGCGATTCGCCGATGCGGCGCAGGGACTCCAGCCCTCTGTCCACGATGGCGCGTTCGCCCATCGACTCGGCGGATTTCGCGCGAAGGACCGTCGAGATGGCGTCGCCCTGCGCTTCGAGAATCTGACTCTGTTTCTCCCCCTGCGCGCGGATGATGTTCGACTGCTTCTCACCCTCCGCCCGTTCGACGGCGGAGCGTCGTTCGCCCTGCGCTTCGAGAATCATCGCGCGGCGACGGCGTTCGGCGGACGTCTGTTGTTCCATCGCGCTCTGCACGTCCGGCGACGGTTTCACCTCGCTCACCTCGACGGACTCGACTTCGACGCCCCACTCGTCGGTCGGGTCGTTCAACTCCCGGTGGATGCGGCGGTTTATCTCGTCCCGGCGCGACAGCGTCTCGTCGAGTTCCATGTCGCCGATGACGGCTCGGAGCGACGTCTGCGAGAGGTACGACACGGCCGTCTTGTAGTCCTCGACTTCGAGGAACGCCTTCCGGGCGTCCTTCACGCGGATGTAGACGAACGCGTCGGCGGTGACGGGCGAGTTGTCCTCGGTGATAGCCTCCTGCGGCGGCACGTTCAGCGTCTGCGTCCGCATGTCGAACGTGTACGCCCGCGAGACGAACGGCGGGACGATGTTCAGTCCCGGTTCCAACAGGCCTCTGTAGTCGCCGAACACCGTCAGCGCGCGCTTCTCGTAGGCGTTGACGATTTCGACGGCGCTGAACACCGTCGCGACGAGGAGGACGAGGGCGAGGACGCCGACGAGGGCGACGGGGTTCAGGCCGAACACCGCCAACGCGAGGACGAACGCGGCCACGAGTCCCACACCGGTCAGGAGCCAGTCCGGCGGCCCCTGTGCGGACATGCGCCCGAGTTCGCGAAAGAGGTTGGCCATACCCGTCTCTTAGTGCCGACGACATTAAGCTACGTCCCTCGTTCACACGCGCCTGAAACCGTCGCTCCCACAAGACATTTCGAGTTCGGGGACTATTCGACGCACATGCTCCCCGGAACGCGCGGCGACGTCGACGTCGAGGACCTCCTGAAGCTGATTCTGGTTCTCGTCGTCGTCTGGCTCGTCCTCGAAATCGTCGGCGGCGTCCTCGGCATCCTCGGACACCTCCTCGGCCCGCTCCGACCGCTCCTCGGCCTCGTCGTCGTCGCCCTCATCGTCCTCTGGTTGCTGGACCGCCTCTGAGCCTCCGACCCCGTCGACGGCGGTCCGCCCGACAAATCCGACGACTTTTCACCGCCGACGCCGACGCTCGGACGTGTTCAGCCTCAACGTGCCCGTCCCCGGTCAGGTCGAACGCCTCGCGGCGGACCTCCACCCCGCGCTGACCGCGTTCGACAGCATCCGCGAACGCCACTCGCTCGTCGTCAAGCGGTTCGACACGAGCCTCGACCCCGACGCGGACTCGCTCCCCCGTCTCCGCGAACGCCTCCGCGAGACGCTCCGGGGCGTCGCTCCGTTCGAGGCGCACGTCGACGGCATCGACTACTTCGAACGACCCACCCGCGGCGAGGGACCGGTCGTCTACCTCCGCGTCGAGAGTTCGGGGCTGTACGACCTGCACGGGCGACTCTGCGAGTCGTTCGGGACGGTGCCGGAGATGGAGGGCGACGACTACACGCCGCACGTCACCCTCGCTCGCGGCGGCCGCATCGACGACGCCGCGGCACTCGCCGACCGCGAGATAGACGAGATTCGCTGGACCGTCGGCGAGGTGGGCGTCTGGGACTCGCGGTACCGCGAGGACGCCGCGCGCATCCCGCTTCGGTGACGATGCGGTGACGCCGACGCTCGACGCCTACCGCCGTTGCAGTCGCATCCCCATCGGCTCCTCGGGGTGCATCGTCAGCGACCCGCGGAGGTCGAACGGTCTGTCGCGCACGTAGTCGAGTTCGTACTCCTGCGCGACGGTGGCGAGGATGAGTTGCGCCTCCATCATCGAGAACCGCTTGCCGATGCAGTGCCGCGGGCCGCCGCCGAACGGGAAGTACGAGAAGCGCGGCCGCTTCGCGCGGCGTTCGGGGAGCCAGCGGTCGGGGTCGAACTCGTCGGGCGCGTCGTACCACCGCGGCGACCGGTGGACCACCCACTGCGGGAGCATGATGGCCGACCCCGCCGGGACGCGGTAGCCGCCGAGGCGCACGTCCACCTGCGGTTCCCGGAAGATGACGTACACCGGCGGGTACAGCCGCATCGCCTCCTGCAACGCGCGTTCGAGGTAGTCGAACCGCCGCACGTCGGCGACGGTGGGCGTCTCGCCGCCACACACCTCGTCCACCTCCGCCTGCACCGCCGCCTCCGCCTCGGGATGCTGCGAGAGGAGGTAGAACGCGTACGTCAGCGTCAGCGCGGTGGTGTCGTGCCCCGCCAGCAGCATCGTCATCATCTCGTCGCGTATCTGCTGGTCGGTCTGCTCGTTCCGGTTCTTCGCGCGCAGGAGGACCGACAGGAGGTCCATCGGCGGGCCGTCCTCGCCCGCCACCGCCGCCGCGGGGTCGTCCTCCGTGCCGCGGCGTTCGGCGACCACGTCGTCGATGACGCCCTCCAGAATCGAGATGGACTCCTTGTACTCGCGGTTCTCCCGCGTCGGCGCCCAGTCGGGTATCAAAAACCGCATCGGGTCCGGCTCGAAGCGCTTGCCGAGGGGTTCGAGGTTCTCCTGCACCGTGCGGACGCGTTCGTCCGGGAGCGACGACCCGAACATCGCGTCCACGATTATCTTCACCGTGACGCGGGCCATCTCCAACTGCACGTCGCGCACCTCTCCGTCCGCCCAGCCGTCGACCATCGCCGTCGCGTGTTCGGTCATCGTCTCCCCGAGCGAGTCGATGCGCCGGGGGTCGAACGACGGTTGGGCCAGTTCGCGCTGCTTGCGCCACGTCTCCCCCTCGCTCAGGAGCAGTCCGTCACCGAGGAGCGTCCCGATGGCGTCGTCCTGAAAGTCCGGCTTGTGGTACTTCGCGTCGTCGGACACCAGCACCCGCTCGATGTCGGCGGGGTTGGTGAGCATGTACGTGTCCAGCGGACCGAGTCCGAAGTACACCACGTCGCCGTACGCCTCCGACACCTGCGTCAGAAACGTGAAGGGGTCCTTGGCGTACTGTCGGCTGTTTCCGAACAACGGCACGCCCTTGGGCCCCGGGGGTCGGGTACTCATCGGATGGGGGTTAGCGCGGACGCGTATGAACGACTCGGATGTGCTAGAATCTGACAGGTCAGTCCGACGCGCCCGACCGCGTCGTTCGGGGGCGTTCGACCGGACAAATCGGGGCCGATGCGACCGCGAGAGCGAAGCAACGCGGTCGTCGAAGGCTCACGGCCGTCGCTCGAACAGTCGGCCGAACAGGAACGGGTACGTCGCCATGGCGATGGGGACGAACACCCACACCCGACCGGCCAGCAGGTTGTAGTCCGCGAGGAGCACGCTCCACGGCGTCCCCATGACGTAGTGGCCGAACCCGAACTCGAACAGCACCGTCAGCGTCGCCCACAGGAGCCCGATTGCGACGAGTTCTCTCGCCGAGTGGCCCGCGTACCGGTCGAAGTAGAGGTACGCCACCACCGCGAGAGCCGCGAGTAACGACACGGTACTGAGCACGTGCCCCGCGTAGTCGCCGACGGCCGGCGCGAGGACCACCTCTCGGAACGTCGCGTTGAGGAGCGCGACGACCACCAGACCGACCCAGGCCGCGGCGGCGGCGGCCAGCCGAATCGGTCGGAGGCGGCGCTGGCTGTCGGTCGTCGTGCCGGCCGAACCGTCGTCCCTGTACGTGGTCTCTGTCATGTCCTTCACCAAGTGCAGAGAGGTGCTCTCGGACGAAAACGGCCGCACCCGATTCTCACCGGCTGAGACGGACGGCGACGCCCGCCCCCGTGCGCTCGCCCCCGTCAGGGCCGCGGCGGTTCGCCGTCGTAGGCGTCGTGGTCGTTGTAGAAGTTCAGCATCGCGAACTTCAGCTTCTCGGTAGGAACGTCGACGAGTTCGGCGCGCTCCTCGGACGGGAACGTCGACCGCACGCCGTACTTGCCCATCTGCGAACTCGCCCGCGTGTAACGTTTGTCGGCGAGGACGCGGACGCCGAAGTCCTCCGGCGACCGGATGACGCGGCCGAGGGCCTGTCTGGTCTTGCGGATGGTGGGAATCTCGACGGCGTAGCGCCAGCCCGCCTCGCGACGACCGCTGTACACCCGGTCGTAGGCGTCCTGAATCGCCTCCATCCGCTCGGAGAGGTGCGGGTAGGGCACGCCGACGACGACGACGGTTCGCGCGTCGTCGCCGTCGAAGCTCACACCCTCCGCCAGCGTCCCCCACAGCGAGGTGAGCAGCACCGCTCCCTGACTCGCGACGAACTTCGACCGTATCTCCTCCGTCGGCGTCCCCGCCTCGTCGAGGAACAGGCGGTCCGTCACGTCCATCCGCGACTGCAGTCGCTCGTGGTATCGCTCGGCCTCCGCGTACGACGGGAAGAACACGAGCGCGTTCCCGGGCGTGAAGCGCGCGGCGTCGGCCAACACCTGCGTCAGCGTCTCCTGCGTCGCCGGTTCCTCGCGCTCGGAACTGAACAGCGCGGGCGTCTGCACCGCGAGCGTTCGCCGGTTCTCCTCGGGGTACGCCAGTTCGTACGCCATCGTCGCCGGGTCCGACAGGCCCAACACGTCCTCGGTCACGTCGAACGGCCGGAGCGTCGCCGACATGAGGATGCTCGCGTGCACCTCCTCGAACAGCGTCTCGGTCACCTCCCGCGGGATGCAGGTGTAGAGTTCGGCGCGTCCGTACACCTCCTCGGTACCGCCGTCGCGGCGGACCGAACACATCGGGTGCTGGCCCAACTTCGCGCCGTCGGCCATCCACGCGGCGACGAACTCGGCGGCCTGCAGCGTCTGGCACTCCTTGCGCGTCGTCGTCTCGCCGTCCCTGTACGCCTCCTCGTACTCGTCGTCGAGGCGCTTACCCAACTGGAGGGCGAGGTCCGCCTCCGTGCTGATTCCGCGGCCCTCGTACCGGTCCAGGAAGGCGAGCGTCAGGTCGTCGCGCCTGTCGTGGTTGGCGATGGGCAGGTCGTACCAGTTGTCGCCGACCTGTTCGCGTTCGCCGAAGCCGAGGGCGTCGTCGTACGTCTCCCGGAGTGCGTCGAGGAACGCCCCGAGGACGTTCTCCGCGGCGTCGGCGCGGGAGTCGTCCGCGTCGTCGAGTTCGCTCAGCGCGCTCTCGAGCGTGTTCTCCGTGAGCGTGCGACTCGCGTGGTCGCGGGCGGCCGACTCGATGTTGTGCGCCTCGTCGAAGACGGTGATGACCTCCTCCGGGTCGCGGTCCAGCCACCGGAAGAACTGCTCGCGGATGTTCGGGTCGAGCAGGTGGTGGTAGTTGCAGACGACGAGGTCTACCTGCTCCATCCCCTCCTTCAGCAGTTCGTAGCCGCACAGCATCCGCTCGTCGGCGTACTCGTAGATGTCCTCGGGCGTCCGCACGTCGTCGAACAGCCACGAGAAGAACGCCTCGGTGTCCTCGGTGAGGTTGTTGTAGTAGTGCTCGCAGACGTTCCCCTCGCGCAGGTCCTCGAGTTCGTCTTCGAGGTCGTCGAGTTCGTCCGTCACGGCCGTCCGCGCGTCCGCCGCGCCCTGTTCGCCCTGCCGCATCCGGTCCACGAGGGCGTCGGCCTGTTCGGACAGTTCCGCCACGTCCTCCTCTTTCTCCACGAGACTCCGCGTCGTGTCTCGGAGCGTCTGGCACTCCTGGTACTCAACGTCGATGTGACACATCGACGACTTCCCCTTGAACACGACGGCGCGTATCGGCTCCGTCCGGGTGATGGCGCGCGCGTCCTCGACGAACTGGCGCATCTGCTGGTGGACGTTCGTCGTGATGACCACCGTCTTGTCCTCCCGTCTGGCGTACTCGAGGGCGGGAACCAGCGCCGAGAGCGTCTTGCCCGTCCCCGGCGCCCCCTCGACGAGGACGTCGCGCTCCGATTCGAGGGCCTCGGCGATGCCGTCCATCGCCTCCTCCTGGTTCGGGTACGGGCGGTCGTACGGGAAGAACCGCATGTGTCCGCTCGTCTCTGCCACGGTGCGTCCTAACGCCCCATCGGTTATAATCTCCCGGTTGGGTACGCGTTCCGACGGGTTTCGTTCGACGTCAGCGCCGGACGGCCGACGGGGAGCGTTGGCCCCCGCGAGCGACGTTGCCGGGGTCGCCCCGACCGAAAATCGACGCCCTCGCCGCCCCGATTCGGCCAGAACGGTCGCAACTGTTTTTATGTGCTAGCAATTACCAATGTCCGTAACATGTACGCTTCCAGTGGCCTGCCGGCGGCCCCGTTACAGGCGGACCCGATTCCCGACTCGCTGAACGAACTGCTCGCCCAGTACGGCGGGCTCGTCGGGAAGGTAGTCGCGTTCGTCCTCGCGTTCGTGGTCGTCTGGCTCGTCGCTCGGGTCGTCCTCGTGCCGTTGGCCAACCGGGTGCTCAGAGAGCGCGGGTACGACGAGACGGTCCGCAGTCTCGCCGACAGCGTGTTCGGCGCGCTGGCGCTGCTTCTCGCCCTCGCCGTCGCGTTCACCGTCGCCGGGTTCGGCAGCATCATCGCGGCGTTCGCGACGCTCGGCGGCGCGTTGGCGCTGGCACTCGGTTTCGCCGCGCAGGACCTGCTGGCGAACTTCGTCGCCGGCGTGTTCATCCTGAAGGACAAGCCGTTCGAGGTGGGCGACTGGATAGAGTGGAACGACATGTCGGGGCGCGTCGAGGACATCGACCTGCGCGTCTCCCGCGTGAAGACGTTCGACAACGAGCAGATCACGGTGCCGAACGCCGAACTCGCCAACAACGCGGTGAAGAACCCCGTCGCCTACGACCGACTCCGGCAGAAGTTCGTCTTCGGCATCGGCTACGACGACGACATCGACCACGCGAAGTCCGTCATCGTCGACGAGGCGCGCTCGAACCCCGACATCATGGACGACCCGGCGCCGGACGTCCGAGTGACCGAACTCGCCGACTCCTACGTCGGCCTCCAGTCGCGCTTCTGGATCTCGGACCCCTCGCGCGCCGACTTCGCGCGGGTTCGCTCGAACTTCGTGCAGGCGGTCAAAGAGCGTCTCGACGCCGAGACCATCGACATGCCGTACCCGTACCGCCAACTCACCGGCGCCGTCGAGACGACGGCCACGGTGACGGAGTCGTCCGCCTCGCCCGCGACGGACGACTGACGCGGAACTCCGCGCCGCGGGTCGATTCTCCCCTGTCCTGCCGTTGCGCCGGACTGTCGCCCCGTCGCGTACGTTCGTCCCGGGTTCGCGCTCCCGCACTCTCGTGTGCGCGCCGCGGACCTGACCGAGAGAGGGTTTTCTCCTCGGGGAACCTCTAGGACCTGTCATGTCCACGAAAGCTACCGGCAGTGCGGTCGAAGGCGGCGAACAGATACTCGACGAACAGCCCGAGATACTCACCGGAGTCGAGAGCTGGCAGGCCGGCGTGGGCGCGGGTCTGCTCGGTGCCGTCGCGTTCGGCGCGGTGATGGCCATCGTCGCACCGGGTGCGTTGACGGCCGCCATCCCCGCGATGTACGGCCTCACCGGCGGCGCCGCGGGGACGTTCGTCCACCTCGCCCACGGCGCGATTCTCGGCGTCGCGTTCGCGGCCATCCTCCGCGCGCGCCCCGACTTCGGGTCGAACCTGACTCGCGCGACCATCGCCGGCGCGGCGTACGGCGTCGTGCTCTGGGTCGTCCTCGCGGCGTTCGTGATGCCGGTCTGGCTCTCCGCCGTCGGCTTCGCGGGCGCGCCGCCCCTCCCGTCGTTCGACCCCATCAGCCTGGCCGGCCACGCGCTGTACGGTATCGTCCTCGGCGCGGCGTACCCCCTGCTGCGCCGGTGAGCGCCCGGCCAGAACACCTCCAGAACCGTACATTAAGTTTTTCCGACACCGCTACCGACTAACCGGCAATATTCCCTCCCTCTCGACGTAAAGCTATCCCCATCGTGCGGCGGCGACACCGCGCCGAGATGACGTTATGCGGTCGGTGCACGCTACTGAATAGCATGGCAACCGAGACAGCCACACAGACGGTCGAATCGACCTCGAACGGCGACTGGCAGGCGGGCGTCGTCGCCGGCGTCGCCGCGGGAATCGCGATGGGGGCCCTGATGGTGATGCAGATGCGGCCCGTCCTCGAAGTGGCGATTCCGTCGATGTACTTCCTCAGCGGCGGCCTCGCCGGCTTCACCATCCACGTCGCACACGGTGCGGTTCTCGGCGTCGTCTTCGCCGCCATCGCAGCGACGCGACCGGACCTCTCGACGGGCACGAGTCTCGGACTCGGCGTCGCCTACGGCGTCGTGCTCTGGGTCGTCCTCGCCGTCCTCGTCATGCCCGTCTGGCTCTCCGTCGTCGGGTCGCCCGCGAACCCGCCGCTGCCGAACGTGAACGTGACGAGCCTCGTCGGCCACGCCGTCTACGGCGCGGTCCTCGGCGCGGCCTACCCCGCGGTTCGGGGCCGACTCTGAGCGTCGGCCCCCGGGCCGAGTCGTCTCTCTGAGTCAACATTTTTTCACACCGGCGGACGGACGGGGGGTATGGTTCCCAGGTCGTTCGCCGCCCTCGCAGTCGCAGCGATGCTCCTGCTCGCCGGCTGTGGCGCGCTCTCGTCGTCGCAGGAGGCGCCCACCGAGCAACCGCCCGTGACCGAATCGGTGACGGAGTCGACGGTGACCGAGGCAGCGTCCGCCGCGCCCGACTCCGCCGCGTCGACGGCCGAGACGACGGCGTCGCCGACGGAGACGCCCGACCCCGACGCGGCCGCCGACGTGGAGTGGGTAGAGTGGAACGCGTCGCTGCCGGCCGCGTTGCCCCCGGGCGTGAACGAGTCGGGCGTCGACGCCGACACGCTCCTCGCCGCCCACGGGGAGTCGCTCGCCGACACCGGGTTCGTCGTGACGCGAAACACCACGGGGCAGTCGGCCGACGCGGCGCAGTCCACGTCCGGGAGCGTCCACGCCCGCGTGACGGCGAATCGCTCGGAGGCGCTCCTCCGGTACGTCACCGGCGGCCCCGACAGACAGGTGTACCTGACCGACGACCGACTGTTCGTCCGGACGGTCCGAGACGGCGAGACGCGGGTTCGCAGCGGTGAACGGACGCCGAACGCCTCGTCGGTCCCGGACGACTTCCGCTTCGACGGCGACGTGGCGACGTTCGTCGAGAACGCCGCGCACGAACCCGTCGGCAGCGTCGTCCGCGACGGGCGGACGCTCGTCGTCCTCGAAGCCGACGCCGAGGACGCGCGCGGCCTGTTCGGCCCCGAGGGCGAACTCGACGGCGACGTGACCGCGCTCCGGTCGCAGGTCCTCGTCGCGCCGAACGGCACCGTCGTCGAACACCGCGCGCTCCTCACCGTGACGGAGGCGGGCGGCGACGCCACCACCACCACCTATCGCTACGCCGTCGAAACCGGGACCGTCACCGTCGAGCGTCCGGCGTGGGCGACCGAGGAGTAGCGGACGAGCGAACGCCGAGCGGACGCCCCGAAGCGGTCACCGACGCGGACAGTCGACTTCGGGACGCAAACAGCCTCTTGCGTGTCGCGGGCCGAACACGAAGCCCATGTTTGGTG from the Halogeometricum rufum genome contains:
- a CDS encoding 2'-5' RNA ligase family protein produces the protein MFSLNVPVPGQVERLAADLHPALTAFDSIRERHSLVVKRFDTSLDPDADSLPRLRERLRETLRGVAPFEAHVDGIDYFERPTRGEGPVVYLRVESSGLYDLHGRLCESFGTVPEMEGDDYTPHVTLARGGRIDDAAALADREIDEIRWTVGEVGVWDSRYREDAARIPLR
- a CDS encoding histidine kinase; protein product: MSTKATGSAVEGGEQILDEQPEILTGVESWQAGVGAGLLGAVAFGAVMAIVAPGALTAAIPAMYGLTGGAAGTFVHLAHGAILGVAFAAILRARPDFGSNLTRATIAGAAYGVVLWVVLAAFVMPVWLSAVGFAGAPPLPSFDPISLAGHALYGIVLGAAYPLLRR
- a CDS encoding sulfite exporter TauE/SafE family protein, with product MSSSSYSRLQKSFLRHQHLFVLLAPVAFVTGVLLAAPTGGAGGMDYWLDYWWLFPVFLTGATIVNTVGISGSALFVPFLIFIFPLFAQPLQPATIVKVGLISEAFGLSSSSVAFVQYGLVDRRLALTLVGGSVPFVVAGALLSFVIPEVVFHSLLGIALLAASYLLFRADLGHGSESSDDSEAVADGGQPRDLPNDAGKLGPAGVRTDDDGTVTRVDREGDDYTYTRGGYLRRFGNYSIGGLFQGLAGFGVGELGIISMLGTKVPVRVAIGTNHIVVALTAVLASLVHVFGGGLVGGHSLSLATTPWNMVVFTVPATVIGGQIAPYVSNALETDTIKNGVGVLFAVISVALFLMAAGNAF
- a CDS encoding DUF7537 family lipoprotein, which encodes MVPRSFAALAVAAMLLLAGCGALSSSQEAPTEQPPVTESVTESTVTEAASAAPDSAASTAETTASPTETPDPDAAADVEWVEWNASLPAALPPGVNESGVDADTLLAAHGESLADTGFVVTRNTTGQSADAAQSTSGSVHARVTANRSEALLRYVTGGPDRQVYLTDDRLFVRTVRDGETRVRSGERTPNASSVPDDFRFDGDVATFVENAAHEPVGSVVRDGRTLVVLEADAEDARGLFGPEGELDGDVTALRSQVLVAPNGTVVEHRALLTVTEAGGDATTTTYRYAVETGTVTVERPAWATEE
- a CDS encoding histidine kinase; amino-acid sequence: MATETATQTVESTSNGDWQAGVVAGVAAGIAMGALMVMQMRPVLEVAIPSMYFLSGGLAGFTIHVAHGAVLGVVFAAIAATRPDLSTGTSLGLGVAYGVVLWVVLAVLVMPVWLSVVGSPANPPLPNVNVTSLVGHAVYGAVLGAAYPAVRGRL
- a CDS encoding cytochrome P450 → MSTRPPGPKGVPLFGNSRQYAKDPFTFLTQVSEAYGDVVYFGLGPLDTYMLTNPADIERVLVSDDAKYHKPDFQDDAIGTLLGDGLLLSEGETWRKQRELAQPSFDPRRIDSLGETMTEHATAMVDGWADGEVRDVQLEMARVTVKIIVDAMFGSSLPDERVRTVQENLEPLGKRFEPDPMRFLIPDWAPTRENREYKESISILEGVIDDVVAERRGTEDDPAAAVAGEDGPPMDLLSVLLRAKNRNEQTDQQIRDEMMTMLLAGHDTTALTLTYAFYLLSQHPEAEAAVQAEVDEVCGGETPTVADVRRFDYLERALQEAMRLYPPVYVIFREPQVDVRLGGYRVPAGSAIMLPQWVVHRSPRWYDAPDEFDPDRWLPERRAKRPRFSYFPFGGGPRHCIGKRFSMMEAQLILATVAQEYELDYVRDRPFDLRGSLTMHPEEPMGMRLQRR
- a CDS encoding DUF7554 family protein → MLPGTRGDVDVEDLLKLILVLVVVWLVLEIVGGVLGILGHLLGPLRPLLGLVVVALIVLWLLDRL
- a CDS encoding SPFH domain-containing protein; translation: MANLFRELGRMSAQGPPDWLLTGVGLVAAFVLALAVFGLNPVALVGVLALVLLVATVFSAVEIVNAYEKRALTVFGDYRGLLEPGLNIVPPFVSRAYTFDMRTQTLNVPPQEAITEDNSPVTADAFVYIRVKDARKAFLEVEDYKTAVSYLSQTSLRAVIGDMELDETLSRRDEINRRIHRELNDPTDEWGVEVESVEVSEVKPSPDVQSAMEQQTSAERRRRAMILEAQGERRSAVERAEGEKQSNIIRAQGEKQSQILEAQGDAISTVLRAKSAESMGERAIVDRGLESLRRIGESPSTTYVLPQELTSLLGRYGRQLTDSDVQESSALESRDFDAETRELIGLDDIEEILGEVQALTNGDTGEAEIRLEEAERN
- a CDS encoding mechanosensitive ion channel family protein, which translates into the protein MYASSGLPAAPLQADPIPDSLNELLAQYGGLVGKVVAFVLAFVVVWLVARVVLVPLANRVLRERGYDETVRSLADSVFGALALLLALAVAFTVAGFGSIIAAFATLGGALALALGFAAQDLLANFVAGVFILKDKPFEVGDWIEWNDMSGRVEDIDLRVSRVKTFDNEQITVPNAELANNAVKNPVAYDRLRQKFVFGIGYDDDIDHAKSVIVDEARSNPDIMDDPAPDVRVTELADSYVGLQSRFWISDPSRADFARVRSNFVQAVKERLDAETIDMPYPYRQLTGAVETTATVTESSASPATDD
- a CDS encoding ATP-dependent DNA helicase, yielding MRFFPYDRPYPNQEEAMDGIAEALESERDVLVEGAPGTGKTLSALVPALEYARREDKTVVITTNVHQQMRQFVEDARAITRTEPIRAVVFKGKSSMCHIDVEYQECQTLRDTTRSLVEKEEDVAELSEQADALVDRMRQGEQGAADARTAVTDELDDLEDELEDLREGNVCEHYYNNLTEDTEAFFSWLFDDVRTPEDIYEYADERMLCGYELLKEGMEQVDLVVCNYHHLLDPNIREQFFRWLDRDPEEVITVFDEAHNIESAARDHASRTLTENTLESALSELDDADDSRADAAENVLGAFLDALRETYDDALGFGEREQVGDNWYDLPIANHDRRDDLTLAFLDRYEGRGISTEADLALQLGKRLDDEYEEAYRDGETTTRKECQTLQAAEFVAAWMADGAKLGQHPMCSVRRDGGTEEVYGRAELYTCIPREVTETLFEEVHASILMSATLRPFDVTEDVLGLSDPATMAYELAYPEENRRTLAVQTPALFSSEREEPATQETLTQVLADAARFTPGNALVFFPSYAEAERYHERLQSRMDVTDRLFLDEAGTPTEEIRSKFVASQGAVLLTSLWGTLAEGVSFDGDDARTVVVVGVPYPHLSERMEAIQDAYDRVYSGRREAGWRYAVEIPTIRKTRQALGRVIRSPEDFGVRVLADKRYTRASSQMGKYGVRSTFPSEERAELVDVPTEKLKFAMLNFYNDHDAYDGEPPRP